A stretch of the Candidatus Poribacteria bacterium genome encodes the following:
- a CDS encoding putative quinol monooxygenase — MFVIIAPIQIKEGHRDAFIEAMIDDAKGSVADEPGCLRFDIIQDGADPNRIWLYEVYVDEAAFQEHLKAPHFIKWRDTVKDWFAENDFKGAGGGSSNIYPPDDAWE, encoded by the coding sequence ATGTTTGTTATCATCGCACCGATTCAGATTAAGGAAGGACACAGAGATGCCTTCATCGAAGCCATGATAGACGACGCGAAAGGCTCTGTCGCGGATGAACCCGGCTGTCTCAGATTTGATATAATTCAAGACGGTGCCGATCCGAATCGGATCTGGCTCTACGAAGTCTATGTAGACGAGGCAGCATTCCAAGAGCATCTGAAAGCACCACACTTCATCAAATGGCGTGATACCGTCAAAGACTGGTTCGCTGAGAACGACTTTAAAGGCGCAGGCGGCGGAAGTTCCAAC